Within Flagellimonas maritima, the genomic segment CATTAAAAACTGGGGGAAAAGTATGGCTACCAACGCACCACTGAAAGAGTATGGAGTTCTAAATCTTGAACAACAGCTGAAATTTGGGGACACCGTTGTTGTATATAACTGGAAAATTATCCCTATCACGGATTCTACCTCAAAGGTCAAAGTAAGAATCAAAGATTTGGAAAATAGCCTAATGAACAAAATCTTGATTCCCTTCACCTCAACTATTTTGGAAAAACGTTCCAAAAAAAATCTGTTGGACTTTAATCAATTTTTGAACGAACATCTTAAAAAATTTAAGGTGAATGTTGTAGGCATTGATGAGTTGAAATCAACGTACTGTGCTTATATAGAAGTCAAAGGTTTACAGTCTGAAAAGGCATTTGATATGATGAAGGATTTTCCATTTTTGAGTGGTTTTGTGAAAGAGAACAATATGAAAGTAAATGGCAGTCCATTTGTTGAAATCACCGAATGGAACATGGAAAATGATAGTATTGCATATAATTTTTGCTTTCCGATAATTAAACCGGATTCCCTACCGCTTAATAATGAAATAAAATACAAAAAATTTGAATCAAAAAAAGCGTTGAAAGCTATTTACAATGGAAATTATATAACTTCAGATAGAGCTTGGTACA encodes:
- a CDS encoding GyrI-like domain-containing protein — its product is MKRKISLVVLFVIIAALGWYLFIKPNDYLVSFTAKTFPGTINRTIKNWGKSMATNAPLKEYGVLNLEQQLKFGDTVVVYNWKIIPITDSTSKVKVRIKDLENSLMNKILIPFTSTILEKRSKKNLLDFNQFLNEHLKKFKVNVVGIDELKSTYCAYIEVKGLQSEKAFDMMKDFPFLSGFVKENNMKVNGSPFVEITEWNMENDSIAYNFCFPIIKPDSLPLNNEIKYKKFESKKALKAIYNGNYITSDRAWYKLLDHADNKDIEVTKMPVEVFQNNPNMGGNELEWIAEIYMPIKDSL